The Leucoraja erinacea ecotype New England chromosome 22, Leri_hhj_1, whole genome shotgun sequence genome includes a region encoding these proteins:
- the psmc2 gene encoding 26S proteasome regulatory subunit 7, producing MPDQLGSDQRKAKEESKEEDKPIRALDEGDIALLKTYGQSTYSRQIKQVEDDIQQLLKKINELTGIKESDTGLAPPALWDLAADKQTLQSEQPLQVARCTKIINADSEDPKYIINVKQFAKFVVDLSDQVAPTDIEEGMRVGVDRNKYQIHIPLPPKIDPTVTMMQVEEKPDVTYSDVGGCKEQIAKLQEVVETPLLHPELFVNLGIEPPKGVLLFGPPGTGKTLCARAVANRTDACFIRVIGSELVQKYVGEGARMVRELFEMARTKKACLIFFDEIDAIGGARFDDGAGGDNEVQRTMLELINQLDGFDPRGNIKVLMATNRPDTLDPALMRPGRLDRKIEFSLPDLEGRTHIFKIHARSMSVERDTRFELLARLCPNSTGAEIRSVCTEAGMFAIRARRKIATEKDFLEAVNKVIKSYAKFSATPRYMTYN from the exons ATGCCGGATCAGCTGGGAAGTGACCAGCGTAAAGCCAAAGAGGAGTCCAAAGAAGAAGATAAGCCGATTCGAG CACTTGATGAAGGGGATATTGCCCTCCTTAAGACCTAT GGTCAGAGTACCTATTCCAGGCAGATCAAGCAAGTGGAGGATGACATCCAACAGCTTCTCAAGAAAATTAACGAATTGACTG GTATCAAAGAATCTGACACTGGTTTGGCTCCTCCAGCATTGTGGGACTTAGCAGCAGACAAACAGACTCTCCAGAGTGAGCAGCCTTTACAAGTTGCAAG ATGTACAAAGATTATTAATGCAGATTCTGAAGATCCCAAGTACATCATTAATGTGAAGCAATTTGCAAAATTTGTGGTTGATCTAAGTGACCAGGTGGCTCCTACTGATATTGAGGAAGGAATGAGAGTTGG TGTGGATCGAAACAAGTACCAGATACATATTCCACTGCCACCAAAGATCGATCCTACTGTTACCATGATGCAG GTGGAAGAAAAGCCAGATGTTACCTACAGTGATGTGGGTGGCTGCAAAGAACAGATTGCAAAATTGCAAGAGGTTGTGGAAACTCCTTTGCTACAT CCAGAGCTTTTTGTAAACCTTGGTATTGAACCACCAAAAGGAGTGCTGCTCTTTGGACCACCAGGAACAGGCAAGACTCTCTGTGCTCGAGCTGTGGCTAATAGGACCGATGCTTGCTTCATTAGAGTGATAGGATCGGAACTGGTGCAGAAGTACGTCGGAGAG ggTGCTCGAATGGTTCGTGAACTTTTTGAGATGGCCAGAACAAAAAAGGCGTGCTTGATTTTCTTTGATGAGATTGATGCAATTGGAG GTGCCCGTTTTGATGATGGTGCTGGTGGTGACAATGAAGTTCAGCGCACAATGCTGGAGCTTATTAACCAACTAGATGGTTTTGATCCAAGGGGTAACATTAAAGTACTGATGGCCACAAACAGGCCTGACACCTTAGATCCAGCTCTGATGAGACCTGGGCGTTTAGACCGAAAAATTGAATTTAGTTTGCCAGATCTTGAG GGTCGAACTCACATTTTCAAAATCCATGCACGGAGCATGAGTGTGGAAAGAGACACGAGGTTTGAACTGCTTGCTCGATTATGTCCAAATAGTACAG GAGCTGAGATTCGTAGTGTTTGTACTGAAGCTGGAATGTTTGCTATCAGAGCTCGCAGAAAAATTGCCACAGAGAAAGACTTCTTGGAAGCTGTGAATAAAGTTATCAAGTCATATGCCAAGTTCAGTGCTACCCCAAGATACATGACCTATAACTAA